The DNA window GGGCTACGCGGGTCCTCCCCCGGCCCGGACGACGTGCACTACGCAATGATCTGCAATTTACCACAAGACAGCAAAAGGAAACTACTCGAAGCGTATAACCGGCTGTGGTCAGAATCGATCTTTCCCACTGAGTGGACCAAATCAACAGTGATACCCATCTACAAGGGGAAAGGAGAACGTACCAACCCTCAAAGTTACCGGCCCATATATCTAAACAGCTGCATGGGCAAAGTCTTTGAACGAATGGTAAACAATCGTCTAACTCATGTACTTGAAACCAGAAAGCTGCTCAACGAACATCAATACGCGTTTAGGAAAGGTAGAACTACGGTTGATCACCTAGCGACGTTGGAAGAAGAGATAAAGAACGCGATGTCCAAAAACCACTATGCGCAAGTGGTGTTCTTAGATGTCACCAAAGCCTACGATACCACATGGAGAAGGCTAATCCTCCAGAAGCTGAACGAGTGGAATATTGGAGGGGAGATGCTTCGTTTCCTGGAAAAAATGTTAAGTTCCAGAAGTTTTAGAGTTCTTGCGAATGGTAGCTACTCCAACGAAAAGGTTATGGCAACAGGACTCTGTCAAGGATCGGTACTAAGCGTAAGCATGTTTTTGATTGCAATAGACTCTATCACCCGATATCTACCACCAAACGTAAAGTGCCTGATATATGCCGACGACATAGTTTTAATCGCAAGTGGAGAGAACGCAAAAGCAGTCGAGCGCCAGCTCCAAATCGCCTTGAACATGGTCGAGAAATGGGAAGCGGAAACCGGATTCAAAATGTCTGCTGAAAAAAGTGCAACAGTATTATACAGAAACCTGCGTTCTCGCAAGCCATGGAATCCGAACATGTTGAAACTGAACGGTACACTAATCCCCCGTGAAAACAGCCACAGGTGCCTAGGAGTGATCTTCGACCAAAAACCTACAGTTCCGAAAACATGTAGAAGAAGTGAGAGCCAACTGTCAGCAAAGGATCCAGTTCATTCGCAGTGTAGCTGCTAGAAACTGGGGTGGAGATAGGCAAACGCTATTAAAGCTGTACCGTGCCACCGTGCTGGAAAAAATGCTATACGCGGCACCGGTAATATCGGGAATGAACGAAGCCTCGCTGAAACGGCTAGAGACTATCCACAACACTGGACTAAGAGCGATAGTAGGAGCATTTCATACGAGTCCGATTAGCAGCCTGCTGGTAGAAACAGGAATCCCAGATGTACGCACTATCTTAGAACAGAGAACCGCAATTTTCCGGGCACGGAGATGAGCCCTCCAGAATGCTCGAGATGATGAGATCATCAACGATAATGGAAGCGCGAGTGAGGACTGCTTCACATCCAGTGAAGAAACACAGGATAGTGGAGAACTCTGGGGGACGGTAATGAGTCCGACTAGAGAAGCCAATTCAGCAAGAACCCGAGGAGATAACGTTCTGCAAGACCTCCAAATAACCCTGCCAAAACTAACAATATTTATGCGGCCAAGTACTGCGCCCTGGGAGAGAATTAAGGTACCGACAGATAAGAGTCTGTTCACAAACGTAAAGCAAGGAGCGAATTCAGTAGAACTACGACTGCTGTTCAACAAGATGAAGAGCACGAAATATCGTATCCATAAGCACATCTACACAGATGGGTCTAAGACTGACGACAGGTGTGGGTACAGTGTAGTCGCTGAAGAGCTGGTAATCAAGAAAAGAATACATCACATGTGTAGTATATTCACAGCTGAAAGTCTGGCAGTGAAGGATGCATTAGAATGGGTGGCTAACCAACAGCAGCAGGCCTATATTGTATGCACTGATTCTATGAGCGTCCTCACATCTTTAGAAAGGAAAAGAATAAACAGCAGGTGGAAAGATGAAGTTGGGGCGCTGTATGCGCGAGCAAGGAAAAAAGGTTCAGAGGTGATTATATGTTGGGTACCAAGCCACATCGGGATCTCAGGGAACGAAAAGGCGGATCAAGAGGCGAAACAGGCATTAAAATCCGCACGAATGGACAATGAATCCGTTGATATGAATGAACTCAAAACAGCCATAAAGAATCGCATATGTTGGAGGTGGCAACGAAATTGGGAACAAGTAGCAAACAACAAATTACGGGCAGTTAAAAACACCGTTGAACCTTTTACACAGGCGATAGGAGAAAACAGGCAGGAGAGCGTAAAGCTATCCAGACTACGAATTGGTCACACGGCTCTTACTCACAGCTACTTATTGGAGAAAACCGAAGTACCTCGATGTCAATTCTGCGACGAAATGCTATCAGTGAAACACATCATTGTTAACTGTGCTGCACTCAACGAAGAGCGAAAGCGCATAGGACTAATGGCGAACATGAGAGAAGCGTTGGCAGATGACCAGGAaagaggaaaaaaagttatcgaGTTCTTCAAACAAATTAATCTATATgacaaaatttgatatttgtgaaattGCAATGTAAACACTATTTTTTACGGACCTAAATGACTATGTTTAAAAAGGtcctaaataaataaaaaaaaaatttaaatttttaaatttataaattttcaaatccttaaatttttaatttttaaatttttaacgttttaaattttaaatttttaaatttttgaatttttaaatttttaagtttttaagtttttaagtttttaagtttttaaatttttaaatttttaaatttttaaatttttaaatttttaaatttttaaatttttaaatttttaaatttttaaatttttaaatttttaaatttttaaatttttaaatttttaaatttttaaatttttaaatttttaaatttttaaatttttaaatttttaaatttttaaatttttaaatttttaaatttttaaatttttaaatttttaaatttttaaatttttaaatttttaaatttttaaatttttaaatttttaaatttttaaatttttaaatttttaaatttttaaatttttaaatttttaaatttttaaatttttaaatttttaaatttttaaatttttaaatttttaaatttttaaatttttaaatttttaaatttttaaatttttaaatttttaaatttttaaatttttaaatttttaaatttttaaatttttaaatttttaaatttttaaatttttaaatttttaaatttttaaatttttaaatttttaaatttttaaatttttaaatttttaaatttttaaatttttaaatttttaaatttttaaatttttaaatttttaaatttttaaatttttaaatttttaaatttttaaatttttaaatttataaattttcaaatctttaaatttttaatttttaacgttttaaatttttaacgttttaaatttttaaatttttaacgttttaaatttttaaatttttaacgttttaaatttttaaattttgaaattttgaaattttgaaatttttaaatttttaaatttttaaatttttaaatttttaaatttttaaattttaaaattttaaaatttttaaattttaaaattttaaaattttaaaattttaaaattttaaaattttaaaattttaaaattttaaaattttaaaattttaaaaattttaaaattttaaaattttaaaattaaaatttttaaacttttaaaattaaaatttttaaatttttaaatttttaaatttttaaatttttaaatttttaaatttttaaattcttaaatttttaaatttttaaatttttaaatttttaaatttttaaatttttaaatttttaaatttttaaatttttaaatttttaaatttttaaatttttaaatttttaaatttttaaatttttaaatttttaaatttttaaatttttaaatttttaaatttttaaatttttaaatttttaaatttttaaatttttaaatttttaaatttttaaatttttaaattttcaaatttttaaatttttaaatttttaaatttttaaatttttaaatttttaaatttttaaatttttaaattcttaaatttttaaatttttaaatctttaaatttttgaatttttaaatttttgaatttttaaatttttaaatttttaaatttttaaatttttaaatttttaaatttttaaatttttaaatttttaaatttttaaatttttaaatttttaaatttttaaatttttaaatttttaaatttttaaatttttaaatttttaaatttttaaatttttaaatttttaaatttttaaatttttaaatttttaaatttttaaatttttaaatttttaaatttttaaatttttaaatttttaaatttttaaatttttaaatttttaaatttttaaatttttaaatttttaaatttttaaatttttaaatttttaaatttttaaatttttaaatttttaaatttttaaatttttaaatttttaaatttttaaatttttaaatttttaaatttttaaatttttaaatttttaaatttttaaatttttaaatttttaaatttttaaattttaaaattttaaaatttttaaatttttaaatttttaaatttttaaattttaaaatttttaaatttttaaatttttaaatttttaaatttttaaatttttaaatttttaaatttttaaatttataaattttcaaatctttaaatttttaatttttaacgttttaaatttttaaatttttaacgttttaaatttttaaatttttaacgttttaaatttttaaatctttaaatttttaaattttgaaattttgaaattttgaaattttgaaattttgaaattttgaaattttgaaattttgaaattttgaaattttgaaattttgaaattttgaaattttgaaattttgaaattttgaaattttgaaattttgaaattttgaaattttgaaattttaaaattttaaaattttaaaatttttaaattttaaaattttaaaattttcaaatttttaaatttttaaatttttaaatttttaaatttttaaatttttaaatttttaaatttttaaatttttaaatttttaaatttttaaatttttaaatttttaaatttttaaagctttaaatttttaaatttttaaatttttaaatttttaaatttttaaatttttaaatttttaaatttttaaatttttaaatttttaaatttttaaatttttaaatttttaaatttttaaatttttaaatttttaaatttttaaatttttaaatttttaaatttttaaatttttaaatttttaaatttttaaatttttaaatttttaaatttttaaatttttaaatttttaaatttttaaatttttaaatttttaaatttttaaatttttaaatttttaaatttttaaatttttaaatttttaaatttttaaatttttaaatttttaaatttttaaatttttaaatttttaaatttttaaatttttaaatttttaaatatttaaatttttaaatttttaaatctttaaatttttaaatttttaaatttttaaatttttaaatttttaaatttttaaatttttaaatttttaaatttttaaatttttaaatttttaaatttttaaatttttaagtttttaaatttttaaatttttaaatttttaaatttttaaatttttaaatttttaaatttttaaatttttaaatttttaaatttttaaatttttaaatttttaaatttttaaattattaaatcattaaatttttaaatttttaaatctttaattttttaaatttttaaatttttaaatttttaaatctttaaatttttaaatttttaaatttttaaatttttaaatttttaaatttttaaatttttaaatttttaaatttttaaatttttaaatttttaaatttttaaatttttaaatttttaaatttttaaatttttaaatttttaaatttttaaatttttaaatttttaaatttttaaatttttaaatttttaaatttttaaatttttaaatttttaaatttttaaatttttaaatttttaaatttttaaatttttaaatttttaaatttttaaatttttaaatttttaaatttttaaatttttaaattttcaaatttttaaatttttaaatttttaaatttttaaagctttaaatttttaaatttttaaatttttaaatttttaaatttttaagtttttaaatttttaaatttttaaatttttaaatttttaaatttttaaatttttaaatttttaaatttttaaatttttagatttttaaatttttaaatttttaaatttttaaatttttaaatttttaaatttttaaatttttaaattattaaatcattaaatttttaaatttttaaatttttaaatttttaaatttttaaatttttaaatttttaaatttttaaatttttaaatttttaaatttttaaatttttaaatttttaaattcttaaatttttaaatttttaaatttttaaatttttaaatttttaaatttttaaatttttaaatttttaaatttttaaatttttaaatttttaaatttttaaatttttaaatttttaaatttttaaatttttaaatttttaaatttttaaatttttaaatttttaaatttttaaatttttaaatttttaaatttttaaatttttaaatttttaaatttttaaatttttaaatttttaaatttttaaatttttaaatttttaaatttttaaatttttaaatttttaaatttttaaatttttaaatatttaaatttttaaatttttaaatttttaaatttttaaatttttaaatttttaaatttttaaatttttaaatttttaaatttttaaatttttaaatttttaaatttttaaatttttaaatttttaaatttttaaatttttaaatttttaaatttttaaatttttaaatttttaaatttttaaatttttaaatttttaaatttttaaatttttaaatatttaaatttttaaatttttaaatttttaaatttttaaatttttaaatttttaaatttttaaatttttaaatttttaaatttttaaatttttaaatttttaaatttttaaaattttaaatttttaaattttaaaattttaaaatttttaaatttttaaatttttaaatttttaaatttttaaatttttaaatttttaaatttttaaatttttaaatttttaaatttttaaatttttaaatttttaaatttttaaatttttaaatttttaaatttttaaatttttaaattttttaaatttttaaatttttaaatttttaaatttttaaatttttaaattattaaatcattaaatttttaaatctttaattttttaaattttaaaatttttaaaattttaaatttttaaatttttaaatttttaaatttttaaatttttaaatttttaaatttttaaatttttaaatttttaaattttcaaatttttaaatttttaaatttgtaaatttttaaatttttaaatttttaaatttttaaatttttaaatttttaaatttttaaatttttaaatttttaaatttttaaatttttaaatttttaaatttttaaatttttaaatttttaaatttttaaatttttaaatttttaaatttttaaatttttaaatttttaaatttttaaatttttaaatttttaaatttttaaatttttaaatttttaaatttttaaatttttaaatttttaaatttttaaatttttaaatttttaaatttttaaattcattcgagTTCGGGATATAAACAGTGCGTCGACGCGGTTATTGTGCCGGATTAAGATAACGATTTTTCTATAGTGTTAGTTTGTGTATCCGCGGGAAATTTTCCCACGCGATAGATAATCAACAAATTCATCACATCGAattggagtgaagtggaaaaaagTGCCTGGAGACGAAATAAAGCCAGTTCAATTCTACGCTAAGGTGCTTTGTTCACCACAACAAAGCACGGAGCATCCCGACTGTTGAGCGACACCACGCAAGTGAATAGAAAGGCAACGAAATAACACAAACAGACGGATAAAAAGCGATCACACAAAGTGAGCAAAAGCGAGTAGGGCCATGTCGCCTCACGGCGGCAGTGGCGGAGTTCCTGCGATGAGTGGAAGGGGGTTCCCAGCGTTAGGTTTGATACCCCAACGAACTGAAGGACGCTACATTGTCATCCAACGCAAGGACGAAGGCCAAACGTTGGAAAAAGTTTCACCGTTTCTGATTGACAAGGTCATCAGAAATTGCTGTGGCGAGGTGACCAACGTGAAACGAATCAAAGACGGCAAATTGTTGGTTCACACGAAAACAGACAAACAAGCTGAAAAACTGTTGAATCTTCAACGCATGTCGAACGATATAAATATCGCAGTTGCTGAGCATGGGAGCCTGAATACGTGCCGAGTTGTTATCACTTGTCGGGATCTACAGGATGAAAATGATGAAGTGATCTTGGAAAATCTGCGAGACCAAGGAGTCACAACGGTCTATAGAATCATGCGTAAACAAGGGGATAGTATGGTTAAAACCTCGACTTTTATTTTGACAATTTCAAAGGCCATAATGCCACAAGACATCAAAGTTGGTTTCCAAAACGTAGTAACGCGGCCGTATTACCCACGACCGATGCGCTGCTTTCAATGTATGCAGTATGGCCACTTGGGGAAAGACTGTAAACAACAAAAAGTGTGTGCAAATTGTAGTGAACAGTACCATGGAGATAACTGTCAAAGGCCAGCTAAGTGCGCAAATTGCAAGCAAAATCACTCAACAATCAGCGTAGACTGCCCAATCTGGCAGCGTGAAAACGACATCGTCCGAGTGAAAATTGATAATGGCATATCATATTGGGAGGCGAAGAAAATCGTGGATCGTAGGACGCAACCCGAACAAAGTTTTGCAAATGTGGTAGCAGCTGGAACCCGCAAATGTAAATGCAAATGCAGCTGTGGAGATTCGCAGACCATCCCAACTACTCTTTCCGAATTAAAACGAACCATCGAGCAGACACAAACCCCCACGATTAAACCAACTCAAATTTCACAAGCAAATCCCCGCCCACAACCACAAGCAGTACCTATGACCTCATATATAATGGATCAAGCGACCAAGGAATCTACCGAACATGCAGTTCAGAATAGTGCGAAACAGGGACACTCCAAGCAATACGATACTCGATACCAAGCAAGTGACAAAGACCAGCAAAACGACCCACCGTCACCCTCCCCAAAACCGAAAAGGACAAAAAAGGAATACACGTACCAGATCAGCAGCGATGATAAACTCAACCAAACCCAACAGAAACGAGGAAGGGGAAGACCCAAAAAAGTACAACCAATACAACACGACACCGAAAGTTCGAAAGCAGAAGACAGTGAAATGGAGATCTGAGCCGGAGCAGTTtaacataataataataaaataaaagcaaTGCATatacaaaataatgcaaaagtACAAACAAGAAATTCAACCATCGTATCTTGGAATATCCAAGGTCTCCGCGCGAAAAAACCAGAAGTTAAGATCCTTACCACAGAACAACAGCCTCTCATCGTATGTCTTCAAGAGACCATGTGCTCCAGCCAAAGTCAAGCAAAAATCAGCGGATACAATAGCGTCCACCACCAACGAGACAGCGGAAAAAAAGCAGCCGGCGGGGTAATAACCGCAGTAAGAATTGGACTGGACTACAACGAGATAGCAGTCAGCAGCGACTTTGAAGCCATCGCAATACAGGTAGGTCCCCCACTCAATATTTCCATCCTGAACATATACTTGCCACCCGGGAAGTCCATCACTGCCCCGGAATTGACCTCTATGATCAACCAAGTTCCTACACCTATGCTACTCGTCGGGGACATAAATGCTCACCACCCGCTCTGGGGGTCGAATAGTATAAATGCGCGAGGGAGAATGATTGAGCAAGTGATTGATGATTGCGAACTCACTGTCCTCAACAACGGGGACTTCACGTTCATCAACCATGCCAGCGGAAATAGATCATGCATCGATATCGCCTGTTGCTCACCCGAGTTAGCAGGTCGCCTAGACTTCAATATTCTAGAAGACACTCATGGCAGCGACCATCTACCAATACTGTTATCGGTCCCAGAGCTCCAACAACAACGACAACGGTACGCCCCCAGGTGGAAAATCGACGAAGCAGATTGGACAACATACCAAAGCTCCGTTACATTTCAAGAAAAAGACAGTGCAGACAAACAGATCGAAGAAATTACAAACGCAATCACCCAAGCTGCCGAAAAGGCCATCCCCAGATCCAGTGGAATACCGCCGAAAACAATGGTGCCATGGTGGAACAGTGACGTCGCTGCAGCAGTTAAAGGCCGCCGAAAGGCGCTGAGAAGACTGAAGTCGCAAAGCCAAATAAAAGTGGACAAAAGCCAGTTAGTGGAAGAATTTAGAAGGGCACGCCAGAACGCCAGGGAGATTATCAACGAGGCACAACGAACGTCGTGGAAAGAATTCGTCGGAAGCTTCAATGTCCATACGTCATCTGCGGATCTCTGGAGAAACGTCCGAAACATGCAAGGGAAGAACAGCCAAACACGCATAAACGCAATTAAAATTGGAAGAGAGACAGCGAAAAACGACCGCGCTATCGCCGAGGCTCTTGCAACTCATTTTGAAAACGTCTCTAGCAGCAAGAATTACCCCCCTGCGTTTCAAGACTACAAAAGAACAATAGAAGCAACACCATTGGACATCCCCAACCTAGCAGCCGACTACAATAAAAAATTCTCGTTATACGAGCTGGAAGAAGCTCTGGAAGGAACCAGCGGATCGTCACCTGGACTTGACAACGTCCACTATAAAATGATAGACATGCTCCCCCACGACTGCAAAACCCAATTACTAGCTGCGTATAACGGACTATGGTTTGAATCTACATACCCGGACGACTGGACCAAATCCGTCGTTGTACCAATATACAAAGGTAAAGGAGAGCGAACGAACCCGGGAAACTATCGGCCAATATTTCTAAATAGCTGCTTAGGAAAAGTTTTCGAGCGTATGGTAAATAATCGGTTGGTACACATTCTGGAGTCAAATGAACTACTTCATGAACACCAGTACGCTTTTCGTAAAGGAAGGACCACGGTGGATCACCTAGGCGAAATGGACATCACAATACGACAGGCTTTGAACAAAAACGAATACGTACAGGCAGTCTTTCTAGACATTACGAAAGCGTACGATACAACATGGCGCAGATTAGTGCTTGAGAAGCTGCGTAGCTGGAACATTGGAGGAGAGATGTTACGGTACCTGTACAAATCCCTGCAGAAAAGAACGTTCAGAGTTCGAGCCAACGGCCAGTTGTCAGAGGAGAAAATTATGGAAACAGGTTTATGTCAGGGATCAGTTCTCAGCGTTACCCTGTTTCTCGTAGCCATCGACACGATCAAAGAAAATTTGCCCGCAGGAGTAAAACTACTGTTATATGCCGACGATGTCGTCCTGATAGCATCAGGGACGGACCAAAAAAGAGTAACTGCCAATCTACGAAAAGCCCTATGTGAAATCCAGAAATGGCAGCAGCGTTCAGGTTATCGTATATCAGCAGAAAAAAGCGTTACAATGGCATTCAGAAAACCTAAAACCAGAAGAAGTGGCGAAGCGAACAAGCTACGGTTAAACAACCAAACCATACCGCGAAGAAATCATTATAGATGTCTGGGGACGGTATTAGACGAATGCTTACAATTTAAAACGCACGTGGAGGAATTGAAAACATCGGTCCAACAACGACTATTAGTATTGCAGAGCGTGGCAAGAAGAAACTGGGGCGGAGATAGAACCACACTCACAAAAATATACAAGGCGTGCATACTGGAAAAAATCTTATACGCAGCCCCAATAGTAGCAGCGATGAGTgacaaaaataccaaactacTGGAAACAGTTCACAATCGTGGACTGCGAGCAATATGTGGTGGCTTCCACACAAGTCCAATAGCGAGTCTTCAAGTGGAAACAGGTATCCCCGGTCTTCGTACACTACTAGATCAAAGAACTGCGATCTATACAGCCAAACGAATGGCTAAGGACGAACAAAAAAGAAAGCAGGAAATTGATATCACGACCAGAGTCGAATCTACAGACCCTGAAGACATCCTTGACGACAGCACAAGCAACCCTAGCTCGGGAGATCTATGGGACAACAGACCAGCACGAAGTTTAAACACCGTTTTGGATCGAGGAGCAGAAATAATAAACGACTTAGGCATCGAGCTGCCTCCAACCAACATCCTTTTAAATCCAAAGTGCCCACCATGGAATAGGACAAAACTACCGGTTGACAAATTTCTACTGCACTGTCTGAGAAATGGGGCATCGTCAGCTGAACTAAGCATGCAATTCGCAAACAGGATTGCTACACGATACCGATTCTACCGTACAATATACACCGACGGTTCGAAACGAGGCTCCAGATGCGGATACAGCATGGTCACCAGAGAAACTGTAATCAGGAAACGAATAAACGACATGAGCAGCATCTTTGCAGCTGAAAGTCTTGCTATCCAAGAGGCATTATCATGGGTGGCAAGTCAGGAACGGGTGGGGGCTTACCTTATCTGTACAGACTCCCTCAGTGTGATTACGGCATTAGAAACGTACAAAATTAAAAGTAATTGGCGAGACGACATCGCAAATAGCTATCGAAAAGTGACTAGCAAAGGGACGGCGGTTCATTTCTGTTGGGTACCAAGTCATACCGGCATTCATGGCAACGAGAGAGCCGACAGGGAAGCCAAGCGAGCTCTAGAACAACAAGAAGTGTTAAACATCGCCATCGACATAAAGGAGATTAAAAGGGTGATTAAAACGGCATCTTTATCGAAGTGGCAATCAGCATGGATAGTTACAAGAAACAACAAACTAAGGGAAATTAAAAACTCTGTTTTGCCGTTCAGGGAAGCTGTTATCGGTACCAGAAGAGATGACGTAGCACTAGCGAGACTACGTATTGGTCACACGAAATTTACCCACCAGTACCTATTAGAAAAGGAAGATCCACCCCATTGCCGAAGATGCAACGCGCGACTGTCAGTAAAACATATAGTGGCAGAATGTCCTTTACTAGACGAAGAACGAAAAAAAGAGAACGTTCCAGCTAACATGATAAAATCAGGGCTACTAATTTgttaaactttttcaaaaatattaggtTATACAATGAAATCTGAAAAACAAGAATTAAAATGAGTGTACCAATGAACTGTATTACATCAAGACAAGTATG is part of the Topomyia yanbarensis strain Yona2022 chromosome 1, ASM3024719v1, whole genome shotgun sequence genome and encodes:
- the LOC131675917 gene encoding uncharacterized protein LOC131675917; amino-acid sequence: MSPHGGSGGVPAMSGRGFPALGLIPQRTEGRYIVIQRKDEGQTLEKVSPFLIDKVIRNCCGEVTNVKRIKDGKLLVHTKTDKQAEKLLNLQRMSNDINIAVAEHGSLNTCRVVITCRDLQDENDEVILENLRDQGVTTVYRIMRKQGDSMVKTSTFILTISKAIMPQDIKVGFQNVVTRPYYPRPMRCFQCMQYGHLGKDCKQQKVCANCSEQYHGDNCQRPAKCANCKQNHSTISVDCPIWQRENDIVRVKIDNGISYWEAKKIVDRRTQPEQSFANVVAAGTRKCKCKCSCGDSQTIPTTLSELKRTIEQTQTPTIKPTQISQANPRPQPQAVPMTSYIMDQATKESTEHAVQNSAKQGHSKQYDTRYQASDKDQQNDPPSPSPKPKRTKKEYTYQISSDDKLNQTQQKRGRGRPKKVQPIQHDTESSKAEDSEMEI